Within Anopheles nili chromosome 3, idAnoNiliSN_F5_01, whole genome shotgun sequence, the genomic segment TGAAAAATATGACAGGCACACCGCTCATCATCCGCTCCACTCGGGGGCACGTAACGCAATGATGCAAATGTGGCTCCCGAGTGCACAGGAAAAGCGACCCACGCGAGAAGCATATTTTTGCGCGCCCAAGCACTTACCGCCCGCTACAGGGCCACCCACGGGCATCGCTTAGTGGCAGGCTTTCCCGGAGGGTGCGCAAAGGTGTAATTGGTCGCatggaagcggaaaaaaataatatcaattaGGCTTTCGCTCTAACCGCACCGTATGGAGGGTCGCTCCGTGGTGTACCGACCCGTCGAGGCTCGGTGGCAATTCTCTGCAACTTTCGCTTCGGGCTGGTATGCGGTATCGTTGACGTACCACCGGGACCATGGTCGGGTTTCTCGCTCCTCGGggtacacaaacaaacacactcaacTGTGGCCAGGACCGTGGGTAGGCAAAACGAGCGCAAATTGAATTGCGCTTTCTGGAGAGCTGATTTAAATATTCCTATCGGCACTTTATTCAATGACCGGTAATCGTGGATAATTATGTTCATGCAGTGCAGGCaaatttgaaatgcattttcctCATGCAGTGCTCGTTGGCCACGTTGCACTAGATGGGCACATTTTGTTGCATCGTTCTTCCGCGTGTTGTACACCTGTATCGGGAAAATTGAGCTTGAAGGCGTAACTGGTATCTAGTGtagatttattttcttattgGTTTGAAAGCGCAAAGCAATACGACGAAAAACTAACTGAGTTGTAATAAATTGGTttaatgtaaaagaaaaaaaaattctaatAGCAAATTTCAATCTTGCCAACAccatttttgctttgttgccAACAAGCGCAGACCGCAATTAGTTGCCGCTCGGATGTAAATCActtcaattataatttttccTCTATTTTCCTATGCAGCATGTTCTCAATTGATTTATATAGTACATTAATTATTGCTGAAAAATGGCCACGATCATCGCGCTCGTTTGCCACTGCGCACTGTGGTCAGATAGTTGTATGAATCAATGTCCAAAGCAAAATGCCACAAAGCAAACTGCAAACCCCTTTCGCATTCAAATAATGGCTTTGGTCGTttctaaacaaaaataaaacgcacacaaaactcGGCATTCAATGCTACCGATATTGAAATGGGACATAAATGAAACGATTATTACCGTCAGCTCATGGCCGAGCGCGGGATCAACATCCGGCCGTTCGCCCGTTACGGTGCGCAGATCGAGTCAAGATAATCAATTATTGCACGAAACCGGAGCGTAATCGACGTTAAAACGCGGTTACCGATGGAGGTGTAAATGTGCCGATGCGTGGGCATAAACATCCACCTCCGGTGCCGCAAATCGGGACTAATAAATATGGATTAATCAAGCTTACAGGGACGCGTGGAACGTGAGCTTGCGCTACCCCGGGGGAGCAGTTCGGGTTTCCGGTTGGGCGCGTGTGGGCATATAAAGTACCCTGCAAATCGTTGGTTTTTCATCCCGGTTTCATTCTAGGAAAACGTAGTgcaaagttgtttttttttgcatttgtttgtttgaccgCCCATACTCTCCCACACGGTCCCGGGGACCTATGGGGAGGTTGTTTTATGGAGCAAATTAGCAAATATTTATTAGCAATTGCATAACACAGCCCATAAACATTCGCGGGCGACaaatggtttttttgcttggttCATCTCGCTCGTATTTCGCTTCCCAAAGCTATGAAAAGGACCGCGACCAGCCGGGACAGGTTAGCCATGTTTTGTTCCTTCCTTGCGCACTATTTACACCGATGCCCAATTAGCCAtgatatcgatcgatcgatcagccaGCCATCGGACCGCGAACCCGGTTGGGCCATGGGAGCCATATTCGTGCGAATGCGTTCACTGTTTGCGCCCCATTTTGTGCGTCTACCGTGCGGTCAACCATTTGTTAGCACGTTAATTCATGTCACTCCGGCGAAGGGAAACCTCCGACCGAACGCAATGCGAACCGAAATCCGGAGTGTATGCGGTTGATGCCCGTTGCCACGCGTTGGGGTCATGGGGCTCTGCCGGCGTTCTGGCCACAAGCTAACAAAACAGCCCAAGCTTTGGTCTGCCTCGAGCCACCCCTTGTTGTCCAAAAAACGCCCCCACCATCTCTCGACGGTGCTGAAACCGGATAGAAGCACCGGAATCGGATATACTGGTGCACCAAAAATCCACCGTCGACGAAGCTTCGTGCGAGAGCGAACGCATTCGAATGACGGCGCACCGGTGTACGAGTGTGGTTTTCGCGGTTCCACCCGCCGACCTGGACCGGCACGTGCACGTGTGGGGCTGAGAACCTGCTTCCTAGTGCTGCCCGCGCCTGGTAACTGGCCCAGTACGATggcgtgtttgcttttaatcAAATTGTTTCCCCACCGGTACGCCATGAATTGACATACGCCACAAAGGGGTACTCTGGCCCGAAAAACCCTTCAGTGTGCGCTGGTAGCAGCACAAGGCACATGCCGACATTCCTCAAAAATGAGGTTAAATTAACACCTCACCGGGGAGGGTGCATAAGCACAAAGTTCACGAAACATGAAACGGCGTTACACGTCATTAGACACCGAATGTGAGCACAAAAAAGCCTCATGATTATAGCAATAATGAAGTAGGCCTTGTTGTTCACACTTTTTTctatgcctttttttgcgttacaACCACCAATACGACCGACTGCCTTGTTTCATGTATTTCGAAGCAAGCAACCAAACAGACTATAATCCCTGCAAGGGTTTTTGACCGGCTTGTGGTTTTGATCTTCAAGTCCGTTTGGTTTCGTGCGGCCAAACGATGGAAATCCCGTTTCTCGGGAATTCGCGGGAAATTGTGCGGCACTAACATCGATCCAAGGGAATTCTGGCCACCGTGTGTTGTTTACACTCTAGCCTCGTCGAGGATGGCCAGTGAGCTGATCGAGCCACTCGATGAAGCGCGCTGCTTCGTTTATCTACTTTCGAACCGTCGGCCAATCGAAAGAAGTTTGAACAGCTGCAGCTGTCTGCTGCGGGGATAAAATCCATCAGATCGCACGTTCGCGGAAAACCCGCGTACTAGAATCCCGGTCGATGGCGTTTCGAAGGCGATATGCATCTCGCCGTTGATGAGAGCGAGCGGATCTGTTGGATGCCACGTCGATGCGTCTGATTGTTACTCGCCATCCCGAAAGCGCACCGGAAAAGTGCTCCCTGTCTCTTGGTGTTGCATTGACGCAGCATCGCTAAAAACCATCCCGGACACGTTCGTCACGACACGGTGGAAATCTCAACCCCGGAAGGTAATCGTATCACCGTCCGGTAGCCGCGTATCTCTGATGGAAAGGATCCGCCACCGAACGCCATATCCCGGAGCCCATTTCAAGCACCACGCGTAATAGAGTTGAACGGTTTCTCGTCGACGGTTGGACACACGCGAATGTCACAGCTCGCGTTGCCGTGGTTCCTCGCCCCACGCTAACGCAGAATGTATGGATACAATCCTTTAAGGTACCCCATTTGCACCCGTCAAACGCGAATGTCCGACTCGGTTCGTGTCGTGTGCTGCCATGTAAAACGGCTTCCACCAACGTGCTCGAAAAACGCGCGTCAACGTGCACTTGCTCACCTGCAGAGCTACACCTCCATAAAACCCGGTCGGAGGGTCAGTAATGGATGGCCTATCTAATGCGATTAGCGCCGGATCCGCCGCTCAAGCCGGCCAGCGTTCACGAGGGCGCTACGCTGCGGCAAAACCCCTTTTAACCCGTACGCAAAGTGTGCACCGGGCGGGTGGTTTGCAGAACGCGATAAGGCACACTCATTACCATGCAACCTTACCGTAATTCTTTGCGAACCATCTCGAACCCACCGGGGTACCGCTAATACTAATCCGGGGCCAGTACCGAGACCGGAACAGAACCGCATGTTAGCTAATTGCACGGTGAGATCGCAGGATAACCGGGTACGGGCTTAATATCCGAGTCGGTAACCGATCAGCTATCTGCAACCAGCACGTAGTGCCGAATGATTCCTCTCACTCGGAGAATAATGGATGCGGGATGCATCCATCGATTGCAGGCTTTGAAATTGAAAGAATATCAAATGGCTCCCATCTGGCGGAGGTTTGTAACGTTGCACGAGTGCAACTGAAGTAATTCACTGttgtcgatggaggcgcctggtggtttgtacCATTCACTTCGTGTTGCGGCTctacaaaccaccaggcgtctccatcgacaTCATTGATCAAGttgaatgaatttaattaCTTTACAACGCTCTTCAACCGGTCATTTTTCTAACGAGGCATTATATATTTTAAGCTTCGATGAATAAATCTTATTTACATTACAATTTTACATTTGAattcttttccgctttttttcgGATCGGAATTGAAAACTATCGAAAAATCTTTTCTGGGATATTTTTAACACCTGAAATCATTTGTCTGGTGTGATAAATCTGCAAAAAAGTATTTTGATCATATTCAATCAAaattatgtattattttaaaccGCGGAAACAATTACAAAACCATGTGAAGCAACATAACACCCTTTCCAAAGCTTATTTCACCCGGCCTTATTATGGAAGTATACTAATCTGGTACCGGTTATCGTCGAAACAGTTTTACAATAATCGCGTCACTCAAAGTCACTTTTGCGGGTATAATTTATCACTCAACGCTCAATGCAATCGCTTATTTTATCCCATCGATATCGCTTTGAAGCGCAAGGCTCGCTAGCTTTTTGCCCTCCACCAGACTCCACAAACGTGCCAGATGAGCTTTCCAAAGAGAAACTACTATCCAATGCTGGCCAGCATCCGGTTCGCTGCTGTATAGCTCACAGCGATAAGCCCTATCAAAGGCATCGAACGATACGGTGCGCGTGCGTTGAGCTGAAAACGAGCATGAGAATGCAGTAGCTTCCCACAATCTGACCTCATGACCGGAGAACGGATGCATATTAAACGCACACGGCTGGTTTGTGTTTGGGTAACCCCGTTTCGAGACGTTCATTTAGCACTCGCTTCCCACAGCTACAGTAGACGGCCAAAGACAACAGGAGAGTGGACCTAAGCAATGCTAATTTGACCAGCAATGTACTTTCTTCGTACAGGACTATCTAACTGGAACATACATGAGCCAATTTTTGACAATCTTCCACAACCCTTTCTAAGTGCACCACAGTAACTACAAGAGGAGTATGCACGTTTATCACAGAAAGTGCGAAAGATTCGAACACCACTGTGGCACAACATTGTAACGCCTTTCCTCCCACGGGTGCCCGTCTTATCGCTTATCTTTCCCGCTAACTCACACCGACATCAAACGTGAAACGCAGCCGATAAACGCAAACAGACTTGGTTCACCAACGGTCACTCACCACCAACCACTACCAACAACATGGCCGGGTGATTCCCGAGCCCGGCAACGGTAGCTAAACGCGCGCACGGATAGATATTTATGGGACCGCATCGAGTTGGCCCAGCACGGGGCACGATGGCACGAAAGGTGCGATGTTTGTTGTCACAgtttccttcgtttcgcttATCGCACAACCACTCGATTAGAtgccgagtgtgtgtggggggtggCACACTCATATTAGTCACCGTCAGTTGCACACCGTGGTGGCCTGGAGGCGTagacaccccccccccccccctttagAGAGCGACCGAGACAGGGTGATAGATAAGGGCACAAACGGCCTGCAGGAAGTGTCGGTCGGCAATCGTCCGGCGCGGTCAGTGTGTTGCCACTGTCGACGACGCCACCACAGTCGATAACGGGCCGGTGGGCAAATTTCCGTACATTAGAGCTGAGCACGGGATTCATCGGGTTGCATCGGGGTTTGATAGTCACCCGTACAGGAAGTGAGTGCCCGCAGTGGAGCGAGATCCGATACGAGATTCGATCACCCGGAAAGGCCGCTTATTCGGCCGCACGGTAGCACGCCTCAGCTTAGGCACTGTTGCATCGTTCAGCAAATTAATGTGCCGGAGTTGCATCGTTCACCAAGCATTTTGCATTGTGCCGTTGGGGAGGTAAGCATAAAGCCACcaggaaacaacaaaacacctcACTGGAGAGGCGGAAACTATGGCCACGCGAATATTcaacatcgtcgtcgtcggggaTGGTGCCGTGGGCAAGACCTGCCTGCTGCACGCCTACACGGACAAGTCGTTCAAAAACTTCTACGAACCCACGATGTAAGTATGGCCCGGAGCAAGAAGGCAAACTCACGACGGCAAACCCCATCACCCGAGTGAGTGCATTTGTGTTTTCTCCTTTTGGCTGGCATCAACGGACGGGCGTTTACGATCGGCGAAAAACGATACACCCAGATATGATAAGGAATCAATTGAAATGATACTCGACGGGCAGAAATACACCATCCAGCTGCATGATACGGCTGGCCAGGAAGAGTACGACAAAATCAGACAACAGTTTTACAAGCGGGTAAGCTTTATCACACTCTACGTGATGTTGCGTAAAGCATTAATGGAACTTTTTCTACGAAGTACCTACATGCTGTAATATACGATTGTTTCTTGCGTGCACAATCTAAATTGCACCTGCATGATTTGCAGAACATCTGAGCATCCTATTTCAAATCTAAAGATATAAATATGATTCGCACAATCCACGCAACAATGTAGGGTAATCACAGCGCACAAAAAGGAAGGGTTTGAATATAGATTTAAAAGAAACGCTCCACTTGTATTCCACGTACAATATTTACGCTTCATTTTTCTACGTATATAAATATTTCACAGAACACAAAGCCCTGCAGCACAAATTGATGTTGCTGGGAAGCAGAACGTCATAAGCAGATACTCTATAGTGTCGAGCTAAGGGTTGAGTGTCTCGAGTTTTCTAGCGAAAAAGCTCAAATGTGTTTTCAACTCCACTGCAACTGAATTGAAAAGAGCGCGAAAAGATCACTCTCAAGGCGAACAACAAAGACGCTGTTACACATGTGGTTTGCCACGCACATgctaagaaaagaaaaggctaCTAGGATGAAAAATATCTACCTTTGATGCAAGCCTTCCCGCAGAGTACTGCTACAAGTGTCTGAAATAAGCTTTCGTCGAGCTTTTGATCTTTtaaatcaaatgcaaacatCACTCACTTCCTTTGAAGCTTTCTAATTGTTATTCTTTGCAGAAAATAACTGCGTTATGTTTAAAACTATATAAGATCAAAAACATAATAACGTCACAGATAAgagaattttttgtttgaaggtTAGTAAGTGATGAAGAATTTCCTTGATATCAAGCCACTTGTGGAACAACTTTCGACAGTTTTGTTTAGCGCCTGAGTTTGTATCCGTTATGCGGATTGCCCATCGTTATGATtaaccatgcgcctccatcaacccAACTAGGATGGGGCTCGTGCGTGTGAGCATTGCATAGAATTGCACAGAAGTTACTATTTAACCTTCCTAGAGTCTAGGTATCCTTAAACCGTAAACAGAACATAAGTTCAACACGCAATTCGCTACATTTTCAgttgatgattatttttttttcttacatctCCCCCCGCAGGCCGATTGTTTCCTCCTGTGCTACAGCATCGACAAttcggtttcgttcgaaaaCGCGGCAACGAAATGGATTCccgaaatcaaaaccaacccacccatACCTATCGTGCTCGTCGGTAAGAAGCCGAAGATTCAAACTCAATTCGTAAGGGACTACTGACGTGAAAAAGCATCCGTTTCTTTCGCAGGCACCAAACTGGACAAGCGGAAGGGCAAAAACGACGAGGTCACTACGAATGAGGGTGAGAAGCTGAGGCGAACGATTAACGCAAACTCGTTCGTGGAGTGCTCCGCGAAGGCAAACATCAACGTTGAGCTCGCCATCGAGGAAGGCGTGCGGGCCTGTCTGATGGGTGTACCGATACCGGAACCAGAGGATAACTGTGCCTGTTGCGGTTGCGTTACCTCGTAACCGGCGGAATATGGGGAAATTGTCCTCTCGTCGCTTCTCTCACGTTAGGGTTAATGAACGCTTGACCACCACATCCaccgacgacaacgacgacgacgacgacgacgatggcggaGATGGAAAACTCGACACGAGACGCTTTGTTTTAGTTTGGAggaagtttaattgaatttatttcctaAACTAGCGAAGAGTCTGAAGTATGTACACACCGCTGCTGCTTATGATTTCAGTACGTTTACATAGTTGCCCTGCCGCAATCTCCTTCGAACAAATGAGCACACGGTCACGAGATGACATTTTGGCGCCGCCGTCGTTAGCTCCCGCAATTAACAGTATTCCAGGATCAAACTCAAACACCAACAACTTCTTAACGCTAGCGGAGAAACGCAAGCGAAGCCCCCGAAGGGAGAAGAACACTTCACTCCCCGTGAAAAACTATAACTAGGACACACCaacgcaaaaaataaaaagaatttCTCGCCGTAAATGTTTGCCACAGCAACCAAGtacgtaaaaaaagaaactgtcAGAAACGTCCAATAGATAAATCGGAAGGAATAGGCTTACATATTAGaggagaaaaatagaaaaccgtTTGTGGTAATTAGGTAAGTTTGTCAATTCGTTTTCGTCGAATTACATTTCCGAAAGAAATCCAATGGTTTAAACACGcactcaagaaaaaaaaagaaaacttaaaTTAATCCATGCTACATTGAGCTGATAGTAACGAAATGCCTAACGGAAATTCCC encodes:
- the LOC128723548 gene encoding ras-like GTP-binding protein RhoL, with the protein product MATRIFNIVVVGDGAVGKTCLLHAYTDKSFKNFYEPTIYDKESIEMILDGQKYTIQLHDTAGQEEYDKIRQQFYKRADCFLLCYSIDNSVSFENAATKWIPEIKTNPPIPIVLVGTKLDKRKGKNDEVTTNEGEKLRRTINANSFVECSAKANINVELAIEEGVRACLMGVPIPEPEDNCACCGCVTS